CATGGCGGCGGGATCGTGTACTTCCACGACCCGTCCCGGGAAAGGACCGGGGAGGGAGTGATCCGTCCGAGGCACGGCGAGCGCGTCGTCCACGTTCGTGCGGGTGCGGCCGTCCGCTTCCTTCTTCCCCTCCGCCCAGGCGAGCGGATTGCCGAGCACCAGCCCGGCGCCCACCGCGCCGGCGGCCTGCAGGAAACGCCTGCGGCTCACGTTCCAGAGCGCGTTCATCGAATCGTAGGCCATGTCGATTCCCCCAGATCGTCGGGTCGAAGGGTCGTGTGGGCTCACGTTTATCCGATTGTAACCGATCGGGGCGTCGGTGTCCGGTCCTCGCGGGGCGGATCAGTCCCCGCCGTAGGCGCCGCCCCCCGCCCCCCAATCGAAGCCGGACTCGCCGGGGAGGATCGGTTGATTCTCCGGGTGCCGCGTCTCGTTGGCGCTGGTGACGCGGATGGCGGGACGGTCGGTGAAGGGGCACTTCGCCTCGCAGATGCCGCAGCCGATACAGAGGTCCGGGTCGACCTTCGGCTGCTTCAGGATCCGCGTCGATCCGTCCCGCTGGGGGACCTCCGCCTCGACGAACCAGATCGCCTTCTCCGGAAGAGGGCAGTGCTCTTCGCAGACGATGCAGTTCTTGCCATAGGCGTAGGGGAGACAGCGGGTGGTGTCGATGGCGGCGAGGCCGATCTTGGTTTCCTTTTTCTCCTCCGCGGCGAGAGGGCGGATCGCCCCGGTGGGGCAGACGTGCCCGCAGCGGAAGCACTCGTATTCGCAGTAACCGATTCGCGGCACAAGGCGCGGCGTCCAGATCCCCTCGAGGCCCGCCTCGAACAGCGTCGGCTGGAGCGCGTTCGTCGGGCAGATCTTCATGCAGAGCCCGCACTGCACGCAGCGTTGCAGAAATTCCCTCTCCGCGCGCGCGCCGGGCGGACGGATCAGTTCGGGGTTGAAGGTTTTCCCCTGGGCCTGCGGCGGGAGCCGCAGCGTGAGAAAGGCGCCGGCCCCGCCCGCGAGAGACGCCAGCGCCGCCCGCCGGCCGAGATCCGTTCCCGCCGAGGGGAAGGGGCGGAAGGGAATGCCGAAGCGGAAGTCGATCGCGCCGGGGGCGCACGCGCCGACGCAGTTCCAACAGCCGTAGCACTCGGAGGCGCGCCAGCCGCCCATCCGGTCCGGCTCGGCCGCCGCGGGGCAGGCCGCGGCGCATCGGCCGCAGGCGACGCACGCTTTCTCGTCGGAGACGAGGCGGAGCGCCGGTCGACGCGCGACGAGGCCGAGCAGCGCGCCGAGGGGACAGAGATAGCGGCACCAGAAACGGGGGCGAACGAGATTGGCGAGCAGCGCGCCCAGAAAGAGGAGAAAGATCAGGCCGCCGCCGGTGAAAACCTGCCGTGCGGCGACGAAGACGCCGTCCCGCATGAAGCGATAAGCCGGTTCGGTGATCGACGTCAGGTGGAGCGGCCCGGCGCGCGGATCCGCCCGGTAGACGGCGGTGGAGCCGTCCGCGACGGCGTACTGCAGCGCGGGGAGAACGGTGGTGACGGTGCTCCGGTAGAGCATGGAGAAGGGATCGAGCACGCCGACCCATCCCGCGCCGAGGAGCGCCGCC
This window of the Candidatus Eisenbacteria bacterium genome carries:
- a CDS encoding 4Fe-4S binding protein, whose product is MSARARARKIIWIRRIVQAAFFVLFAWLLLGTRASEGAPAPGRLRFFFDLDPLVQIATVLSSRSLAAFAFPALITLVVTVLLGRVFCGWVCPFGALHNAVGWLGRRFRRRPAPAGERFSRWQRAKYYVLFGLLAAALLGAGWVGVLDPFSMLYRSTVTTVLPALQYAVADGSTAVYRADPRAGPLHLTSITEPAYRFMRDGVFVAARQVFTGGGLIFLLFLGALLANLVRPRFWCRYLCPLGALLGLVARRPALRLVSDEKACVACGRCAAACPAAAEPDRMGGWRASECYGCWNCVGACAPGAIDFRFGIPFRPFPSAGTDLGRRAALASLAGGAGAFLTLRLPPQAQGKTFNPELIRPPGARAEREFLQRCVQCGLCMKICPTNALQPTLFEAGLEGIWTPRLVPRIGYCEYECFRCGHVCPTGAIRPLAAEEKKETKIGLAAIDTTRCLPYAYGKNCIVCEEHCPLPEKAIWFVEAEVPQRDGSTRILKQPKVDPDLCIGCGICEAKCPFTDRPAIRVTSANETRHPENQPILPGESGFDWGAGGGAYGGD